The Streptomyces sp. NBC_00236 DNA window CTGGGACCGCTGGTCGTCGGCCGTTCGCTGAACTTCTCCTTCGGCGGCGGGGACCGTACGGAGGGGTTCCACGACCTCCGGACACGCGAGAGGCTCGCCGGTCTGGTGTCGCGTCACGACCCGGCGAGCCTCTTCGGAGGAAGTGCCGCAATCAGCCGCGACGGCCGATGAGCTTCCAGGACGCCGGCAACGCGCCCATCGCGAGCGCGGCCTTCAGCGCGTCGCCGAGCAGGAACGGCGTCAGACCGGCCGCGATCGCGGCGCTCGCCGACATGCCGGTCGACAGCGCCAGGTAGGGCACGCCGACCGCGTAGATGATCGCCGAGCCGAGCACCATCGTGCCCGCGGTGCGCAGCACGGACCGGTCGCCGCCGCGGCGGGCCAGGCCGCCGACCACGGTGGCGGCGAGCAGCATGCCGAGCACGTAGCCGAAGGAGGCACCGCCCGCGCCGGAGCTGCCGGCGGAGAACCACGGCATGCCGGCCATGCCGACGAGCGCGTACACGGCGAGCGCGAGGAAGCCGCGGCGGGCGCCGAGCGCGGTGCCGACCAGGAGCGCGGCGAAGGTCTGGCCGGTGACCGGGACCGGGGAGCCCGGAACCGGGACGGCGATCTGGGCCGCTATGCCGGTCAGCGCGGCGCCGCCGAGCACCAGGGCGGTGTCCACGGCGTAGCGGTGCCGGGCGGCGGGCAGCAGATCGGCGAGGACCGCTCCGGTACGGACGGGGGCGGCGGCAGCAGTGCTCATCGGGACTCCGCGGGGTGAGGGCAGGTGGGGACAGACTGGGGCTGACGTTAGCCGACGGAGCATGGCTGG harbors:
- a CDS encoding biotin transporter BioY codes for the protein MSTAAAAPVRTGAVLADLLPAARHRYAVDTALVLGGAALTGIAAQIAVPVPGSPVPVTGQTFAALLVGTALGARRGFLALAVYALVGMAGMPWFSAGSSGAGGASFGYVLGMLLAATVVGGLARRGGDRSVLRTAGTMVLGSAIIYAVGVPYLALSTGMSASAAIAAGLTPFLLGDALKAALAMGALPASWKLIGRRG